From the Salifodinibacter halophilus genome, the window GCAGTACGCCAACGACTTCATCATCAGCGACTGGGTGCTGGCCCGGGGCTATGCCTTCGCTGCCACCGACAAGGGAAACACCGGCGTCTTCTTCTACCGGGACGGCGAGGAGCCCGGTGACGCGGTGGCCGAGTGGC encodes:
- a CDS encoding tannase/feruloyl esterase family alpha/beta hydrolase, which gives rise to NSNNGYFHDSQFVIRLPDDWNGKLVVTGAPGVRRQYANDFIISDWVLARGYAFAATDKGNTGVFFYRDGEEPGDAVAEW